The Rhizobium leguminosarum genome includes a region encoding these proteins:
- a CDS encoding efflux RND transporter permease subunit — MSRFFISRPIFAWVLAIAVMMTGAIAITTLSISQYPQIAPTSVRITANYPGADAKTVEDSVTKVIEQGMTGIENLDYVSSNSSSTGEASITLTFTSAADPDVAQMQVQNNLQLVQARLPSAVQDTGLTVSKSTSSFFLIASFLSEDDSLSGTDIADFVDSSLMDSLRRVPGIGEVQLLGSSRYAMRIWLDPDRLAQHGLMVTDVTQAIRAQNTQVSAGQFGALPQRRGQQLNATVTAGSRLQSKEQFEAIILARASDGSVVTLNDVAEVELGSESYTTSGTYSGHPSAGVGFRLAAGANALEAAEAVRAEIESYRGSFPPGVEVKYPLDTSPFVRLSIESVVVTLIEAVILVFIVMFVFLQNLRATIIPTLAVPVVLLGTFAIMAVFGYSINTLTMFGIVLAIGLLVDDAIVVVENVERVMEEEGLGPREATLKSMGEISGALIGITTVLSAVFIPMAFFSGSVGIIYRQFSITIVSAMVLSVLVALVFTPALCATILRPPGSGSEKAAPFRWFNAGFQRFTALYQRATLSIIRRIGVALVLFAALSGATVLLFARLPTAFLPEEDQGRLMTSIQLPPGATADRTRRVLDQVLEYYLTSEASYVDGVFGATGFSFGGQGQNVATVFVALKDFDQRSAPEASAQAIAGRAMAAFGAIRDARVIALSPPALPGFGNNSGFDFFLRDTGGAGHEALMAARNQFLRTAAANERLSGTRPNGQEDTPQYSVSIDRGWASALGITLSDIDATLSTAWGGSYVNDFVDRGRVKRVYVQSDASFRMQPADFDRWHVRNDRGEMVPISVFSTGRWDYGSPRLERYNGVSAVQLQGAAAVGISSGQAMAEIDRMVGELPAGFSHQWTSLSAQERLSGNQAAYLYAISVVVVFLALAALYESWTVPFSVMLAIPVGVFGALVAANTFGQANDVYFKVGLLTTIGLAAKNAILIVEFAITEEAGGKGLVEATLEAARQRLRPILMTSFAFILGVLPLAIADGAGSGSQNSIGIGVMGGMISATVLGIFFIPMLFIVTRRLFSRGPHPKPYADAGVSAPAE, encoded by the coding sequence ATGTCGCGTTTCTTCATCAGCCGCCCGATCTTCGCATGGGTGCTTGCAATCGCCGTCATGATGACAGGCGCGATCGCAATCACGACCTTGTCCATATCGCAGTATCCGCAGATTGCTCCCACATCGGTTCGCATCACCGCCAATTATCCGGGCGCCGACGCGAAGACCGTCGAGGACTCGGTGACTAAGGTGATCGAGCAGGGCATGACGGGCATCGAAAATCTGGACTATGTGTCCTCGAACTCATCCTCCACCGGCGAGGCGTCGATCACATTGACCTTTACGAGCGCCGCCGACCCCGATGTCGCACAGATGCAGGTCCAGAACAATCTCCAGCTCGTCCAGGCACGTTTGCCGAGCGCGGTCCAGGACACGGGGCTGACGGTATCGAAGTCGACGTCCAGTTTCTTCCTGATCGCCTCCTTCCTGTCTGAGGACGACAGTCTGTCCGGAACGGATATCGCCGACTTTGTCGACAGCTCCCTCATGGACTCGTTGCGGCGCGTGCCAGGCATTGGCGAGGTGCAACTGCTTGGCTCCTCCCGCTATGCCATGCGCATCTGGCTTGACCCCGACCGGCTCGCCCAGCATGGGCTTATGGTCACTGATGTGACGCAAGCGATCAGAGCGCAAAACACGCAGGTGTCCGCCGGTCAATTCGGGGCTCTGCCGCAGCGGCGGGGCCAACAGCTCAATGCCACCGTGACTGCGGGAAGCCGTCTCCAGAGCAAGGAGCAGTTCGAGGCAATCATCCTCGCGCGCGCTTCCGATGGCTCGGTCGTGACATTGAATGACGTTGCTGAGGTCGAACTTGGCTCCGAGAGTTATACCACGAGCGGAACCTATAGCGGTCATCCCTCCGCAGGCGTCGGCTTCCGCCTGGCGGCCGGCGCAAATGCGCTTGAAGCTGCAGAGGCGGTGCGCGCCGAGATCGAAAGCTACAGAGGTAGCTTCCCTCCAGGCGTAGAGGTTAAATATCCCCTCGACACGTCTCCTTTCGTGCGCCTGTCGATCGAGAGCGTCGTGGTGACATTGATCGAGGCTGTCATCCTCGTCTTCATCGTCATGTTCGTTTTCCTGCAGAACCTGCGCGCGACAATCATCCCGACGCTTGCGGTACCTGTGGTGCTGTTGGGGACCTTTGCTATCATGGCTGTGTTCGGATACTCGATCAACACACTCACCATGTTCGGCATCGTTCTTGCGATCGGCCTTCTCGTTGATGACGCGATCGTCGTCGTCGAGAATGTCGAGCGGGTCATGGAAGAAGAGGGGCTCGGGCCGCGCGAGGCGACCTTGAAGTCCATGGGTGAAATCAGCGGCGCCCTGATCGGTATCACGACCGTGCTGTCGGCGGTTTTCATCCCCATGGCCTTCTTCTCTGGTTCTGTTGGAATCATCTACCGGCAGTTCTCGATCACTATCGTCTCGGCAATGGTGCTTTCCGTGCTGGTGGCCCTGGTTTTCACGCCGGCGCTCTGCGCCACGATCCTCAGACCGCCCGGATCCGGATCCGAAAAGGCCGCGCCGTTTCGCTGGTTCAATGCCGGCTTCCAGAGGTTCACCGCACTTTACCAGCGCGCCACGCTTTCGATCATCCGCCGGATCGGCGTGGCGCTCGTCCTGTTTGCGGCGCTATCGGGCGCGACCGTCCTGCTTTTCGCGAGGTTGCCGACCGCTTTTCTGCCAGAGGAGGACCAAGGCAGACTGATGACCTCTATCCAGCTTCCGCCGGGAGCGACGGCTGACCGGACGCGGCGGGTGCTGGACCAGGTGCTCGAATACTACCTGACCAGCGAGGCAAGCTACGTCGACGGCGTATTCGGCGCTACCGGCTTCAGCTTCGGTGGCCAAGGTCAAAATGTTGCGACAGTGTTCGTCGCTTTGAAGGATTTCGATCAGCGCTCGGCACCCGAAGCCTCTGCGCAGGCGATTGCCGGACGTGCGATGGCAGCCTTCGGCGCAATTCGCGATGCGCGTGTCATTGCCTTGTCGCCACCCGCCCTGCCGGGCTTCGGAAACAATAGCGGCTTCGATTTCTTCCTGCGTGACACCGGTGGCGCCGGGCATGAGGCGCTGATGGCGGCTCGTAACCAATTTCTGAGGACAGCTGCGGCGAATGAGAGGTTGTCGGGCACCAGGCCGAACGGCCAGGAGGATACACCGCAATACTCCGTTTCGATCGACCGCGGGTGGGCGAGCGCGCTCGGCATTACGCTTTCCGATATCGATGCGACGCTGTCGACGGCTTGGGGAGGCAGCTATGTGAACGACTTCGTCGACCGCGGGCGGGTCAAACGTGTCTATGTTCAGTCAGATGCGTCTTTTCGCATGCAGCCTGCCGATTTCGACCGCTGGCATGTCCGCAACGATCGCGGGGAGATGGTGCCGATTTCGGTCTTCTCGACAGGACGGTGGGATTACGGCTCGCCACGGCTTGAGCGATACAATGGCGTGTCAGCGGTACAGCTTCAGGGCGCGGCTGCCGTAGGAATAAGCTCAGGTCAGGCAATGGCGGAGATCGACCGTATGGTGGGAGAGCTGCCTGCGGGTTTTTCGCACCAATGGACGAGCCTTTCGGCTCAGGAACGGCTTTCCGGCAATCAGGCCGCATACCTCTACGCCATTTCCGTCGTGGTCGTCTTCCTGGCGCTTGCGGCGCTCTACGAGAGCTGGACGGTGCCATTCTCCGTCATGCTTGCCATTCCCGTCGGGGTCTTCGGGGCTCTGGTTGCGGCAAACACTTTCGGACAGGCCAATGACGTCTATTTCAAGGTCGGGCTTTTGACGACGATCGGTCTTGCGGCGAAGAACGCCATCCTGATCGTGGAATTTGCCATTACCGAGGAAGCCGGCGGGAAGGGATTGGTGGAGGCGACGCTTGAGGCCGCGCGCCAGCGGTTGCGGCCGATCCTGATGACATCCTTCGCTTTCATCCTTGGCGTCCTCCCGCTCGCCATCGCCGACGGCGCGGGTTCCGGTTCCCAAAACTCGATCGGTATAGGTGTCATGGGCGGCATGATATCGGCGACGGTCCTCGGCATATTCTTCATCCCCATGCTCTTCATCGTGACCCGGCGATTGTTCAGCCGCGGACCGCATCCCAAGCCTTACGCGGATGCGGGAGTAAGCGCTCCCGCCGAATAG
- a CDS encoding efflux RND transporter periplasmic adaptor subunit, protein MMRAKCFPPVIAAMIFSLSALLSSCNADVAAQGRPARSKPEVSAQTLHRQPVPLTTELAGRTGAQMVSEVRPRVSGIILRQSFDEGGLVKAGDVLYELDPMPFEASYRNAEAAVQRAESALPSARARSQRYESLSASSVVSRQDFDEARTQMLQAEADVAAARAALETARIELEYAKVRAPISGRVDASNVTEGALVTEDQASPMTTIRQTDIINVDLVRSSASLLALNKALASQDIKPQEGSVTVELRLEDGSKYRHPGKLQFRNGAVSQTTGMVLMRAVFPNPEGALLPGMYVRALVEDGYVEDGVLIPQRAVSRNSRGEATARFISADGKIEERVLAVERGIGNNWLVTAGVGEGDRVVVEGLQRAAIGEEVQVTAVTVDNETGEFVAVAEAGRPSAGKPAEVSARLPDAVTR, encoded by the coding sequence ATGATGCGAGCCAAATGCTTTCCGCCCGTCATTGCAGCCATGATTTTTAGCCTCTCAGCCTTGCTTTCAAGTTGCAACGCTGACGTGGCGGCACAGGGGCGGCCAGCTCGTTCGAAACCTGAAGTCAGCGCGCAGACCTTGCACCGGCAGCCGGTGCCCCTGACGACAGAATTGGCGGGTCGTACCGGTGCGCAGATGGTTTCGGAGGTCCGCCCGCGCGTGTCCGGCATCATTCTCAGGCAAAGTTTCGATGAGGGCGGCTTGGTAAAAGCCGGAGACGTCCTTTACGAACTTGACCCCATGCCGTTTGAGGCCTCCTACCGCAATGCCGAGGCTGCTGTGCAGCGAGCCGAAAGTGCCCTTCCGAGCGCCCGAGCGCGCTCGCAGCGCTATGAGAGCCTGAGTGCGAGCAGTGTCGTCAGCCGCCAGGATTTCGATGAGGCACGAACACAGATGCTGCAGGCCGAGGCGGACGTCGCCGCTGCCAGGGCAGCTCTTGAAACCGCCCGCATCGAACTCGAATATGCCAAGGTCCGCGCCCCGATCAGCGGGCGTGTGGACGCTTCAAATGTCACCGAGGGTGCGCTGGTTACCGAAGATCAGGCGTCGCCAATGACGACGATCCGCCAGACGGACATCATCAATGTCGACCTTGTGCGCTCGAGCGCCAGCCTTCTCGCGCTCAACAAGGCGCTCGCGTCGCAGGATATCAAGCCACAGGAAGGCTCGGTGACCGTCGAACTCCGGCTCGAGGACGGCAGCAAATACCGCCATCCCGGAAAGTTGCAGTTCCGCAACGGCGCCGTATCGCAAACGACCGGCATGGTTCTGATGCGCGCCGTCTTCCCCAATCCGGAAGGCGCGCTCCTGCCCGGGATGTATGTGCGGGCACTCGTTGAAGACGGCTATGTCGAAGATGGCGTGCTCATTCCGCAGCGCGCGGTCTCGCGCAATAGCCGCGGAGAGGCCACGGCGCGTTTCATCAGCGCCGACGGGAAGATCGAGGAACGTGTTCTGGCCGTCGAGCGCGGCATCGGCAACAATTGGTTGGTGACCGCTGGCGTCGGGGAGGGTGATCGTGTCGTCGTCGAGGGCCTCCAGAGGGCGGCGATCGGCGAAGAGGTCCAAGTCACCGCAGTGACCGTCGATAACGAGACGGGGGAGTTCGTTGCCGTCGCCGAGGCGGGTCGGCCATCTGCAGGAAAACCCGCAGAGGTTTCCGCGCGGTTGCCTGACGCCGTAACGCGGTGA
- a CDS encoding ATP-binding protein, whose product MTYRCRPDGLRRAVRNLVENAVRYGGEAQVFIRHTAATIDIVVEDRGPGIPDLMKEKVFTPFFRLEASRNRDTGGIGLGLSIARAAARQHGGDISFLTGDGGMQAVLSLPRDGRVETLAVPKGRDWKSLRGSIGLRAPNLAEKPTKPRTQH is encoded by the coding sequence ATGACCTATCGCTGCCGGCCAGATGGTCTCAGACGCGCGGTGCGAAATCTCGTTGAAAACGCCGTGCGCTATGGCGGAGAGGCACAGGTCTTCATCCGGCACACGGCTGCGACCATCGACATCGTCGTCGAAGACCGCGGTCCAGGCATTCCCGACCTTATGAAGGAAAAGGTGTTCACGCCGTTTTTCCGGCTCGAGGCTTCGCGCAACCGCGACACCGGCGGGATTGGACTTGGACTGTCGATTGCGCGTGCTGCAGCAAGGCAGCATGGCGGTGACATTTCCTTCCTAACAGGAGACGGCGGTATGCAGGCCGTTCTTTCTCTGCCACGCGATGGCCGTGTGGAAACGCTGGCTGTCCCCAAGGGGCGCGACTGGAAATCCCTGCGCGGGTCGATTGGGCTCCGTGCCCCGAACCTTGCTGAGAAGCCGACAAAGCCGCGGACGCAACATTAA